In Uranotaenia lowii strain MFRU-FL chromosome 2, ASM2978415v1, whole genome shotgun sequence, one genomic interval encodes:
- the LOC129746299 gene encoding transient receptor potential channel pyrexia encodes MDNFAFEKEGIKPLPRRVTRVVSMADNGRSNQTISPLKLSSRFKTLSNGMGNVRWRNDPETLGPQPGADFEYMQVGPSPPAESVPNLYDSYEETSTDATTFICNDIIRVSLMEQLRNAGGRTVLLENIESKLTTAENLRDVYDGATNIEKNISFLWTAFLKRSDLLEKLIDDGAELMYFDNSGFTALHLAAYSGCAECTNLLIQKGVEVNVQPKCFTPLHCAAFGNAKETAKILINNGANLNTLTKKLNYEESLLHCAVRSNALDCVKLFIAEGMDVNLLDNNGSNSIHLASDLGHAQCLQALLECPTADPNLRIQQKDKETTALHLAADEGNVECITLLLAKGADARIKNHRGFSALHLAARGASLECVEALLRIGNADPNAEDGDHRTALHTAVGKADTAFDILELLILWGANVNHKDVYGFTALHLAALDGLAQCVEMLLFHGADVTTKTKKGTSALNIIMRKTPASLAMISHKLDAAISLTHSQEHSNREVELELDFRSILQHCHPREISYLNTFVDEGQKEILQHPLCSAFLYIKWGKIRKYYIARLLFCFTFVLFLTLYVLTALAHNCYNGSKDMKETIQEQELCQKQSILGDMLRNNPFVMEMQWMVLVAITVVEICRKIYGITGYTSFRHYVTQAENAIEWFIIISVFVISYIYTKRTYTWQNHIGAFAVLLGWTNLMLMIGQLPVFGAYVAMYRKVQVEFAKLFMAYSCMLIGFTISFCVIFPSSSSFANPFMGFITVLVMMTGEQDLDLLINDPDGKDPPFLLEISAQITFVLFLLFVTVILMNLLIGIAVHDIQGLKKTAGLSKLVRQTKLISYIESALFNGWLPNWLRSLLHYTALVSPQAYRVVLSVKPLNPGEKRLPRDIMMAAYEVAKQKKHVSHTVSNRNSTVTFLNYKNKFDSIGVFAVDRSRDSDNGFENASICTLAAKIDENAEKMDSLKNEIHELKAMLLENQRVLEKLCSSLQERKSCN; translated from the exons ATGGACAATTTCGCATTTGAAAAGGAGGGCATCAAGCCCTTACCACGCAGAGTAACGCGGGTGGTCAGCATGGCAGACAATGGCAGGTCAAACCAGACGATATCTCCCTTGAAGCTGTCGTCAAG ATTCAAAACACTGTCCAATGGTATGGGAAACGTGCGTTGGCGAAATGATCCCGAAACATTGGGACCTCAGCCTGGTGCAGACTTCGAGTACATGCAAGTTGGACCCTCGCCGCCTGCAGAAAGTGTACCCAACTTGTATGACAGCTATGAAGAAACATCGACGGATGCAACAACGTTCATATGTAACGACATAATTCGGGTTTCCCTCATGGAACAACTCCGAAATGCTGGTGGAAGAACAGTGTTGcttgaaaacattgaaagcaAGCTTACTACTGCCGAAAATTTACGAGACGTTTACGACGGTGCTActaatatcgaaaaaaatattagttttcttTGGACTGCATTTTTGAAACGTTCAGATTTGCTGGAAAAACTGATAGATGATGGAGCAGAATTGATGTACTTTGACAACAGTGGGTTCACGGCTTTGCATTTAGCTGCATACAGTGGATGTGCAGAGTGTACCAACTTGCTTATTCAAAAAGGAGTTGAAGTCAACGTTCAACCAAAATGCTTCACCCCATTACATTGTGCTGCATTCGGAAATGCGAAAGAAACTGCTAAAATTCTTATCAACAATGGTGCAAATTTGAACACGCTAACGAAGAAACTGAACTATGAAGAGTCACTACTGCATTGTGCCGTTAGATCGAACGCTTTAGATTGTGTGAAACTGTTCATTGCAGAGGGGATGGATGTTAATCTACTGGACAACAACGGAAGTAACTCGATTCACTTAGCATCAGACCTAGGACATGCTCAGTGTTTACAAGCATTATTGGAATGTCCTACAGCGGATCCCAATTTGAGAATACAACAGAAAGATAAGGAAACGACAGCATTACATCTAGCAGCAGATGAGGGAAATGTCGAATGTATTACATTACTGCTCGCAAAGGGTGCAGATGCTAGAATTAAGAACCATCGTGGGTTCAGCGCACTTCATCTAGCTGCTCGTGGTGCTAGCTTAGAATGCGTTGAAGCTCTTCTCAGAATTGGCAATGCCGATCCAAATGCTGAAGATGGAGATCACCGTACGGCCTTACATACGGCTGTCGGGAAGGCCGATACAGCATTCGACATTTTGGAGCTTTTAATTCTGTGGGGGGCCAATGTGAATCATAAAGATGTTTACGGGTTCACTGCTCTGCATCTCGCTGCTCTTGATGGACTAGCCCAATGTGTAGAAATGTTACTCTTTCATGGAGCTGATGTTACTACTAAAACAAAAAAGGGCACTTCGGCATTAAATATTATAATGCGAAAAACCCCAGCATCTCTAGCCATGATAAGTCATAAATTAGACGCAGCTATATCGCTGACACATTCCCAGGAGCATTCCAATCGCGAGGTTGAATTAGAACTAGATTTTCGAAGTATATTACAGCATTGTCATCCAAGGGAGATAAGCTATCTGAATACATTTGTCGACGAgggccaaaaagaaattttacaaCATCCTTTGTGCTCCGCTTTCCTCTACATAAAATGGGGAAAAATCAGAAAGTATTACATTGCGAGATTACTGTTTTGTTTCACATTCGTACTCTTTTTAACACTCTATGTACTAACTGCTCTCGCCCACAATTGTTACAATGGCAGCAAGGATATGAAAGAAACTATCCAAGAACAAGAGCTATGCCAAAAGCAATCGATACTGGGTGACATGCTGAGAAACAACCCATTTGTTATGGAAATGCAATGGATGGTTCTGGTTGCCATTACTGTGGTGGAAATTTGTCGGAAAATTTACGGTATCACTGGATATACGTCATTTCGTCACTATGTGACTCAAGCTGAGAACGCAATTGAATGGTTCATTATAATAagcgtttttgtcatttcctaCATCTATACAAAGCGAACTTACACCTGGCAAAACCATATAGGAGCTTTTGCGGTGCTGCTTGGCTGGACAAATTTAATGCTGATGATCGGTCAACTGCCGGTTTTTGGTGCATACGTAGCTATGTATCGAAAGGTTCAAGTAGAATTTGCCAAACTATTCATGGCTTATTCATGCATGCTGATTGGATTCACCATcagtttttgtgtcattttcccCTCCTCTTCATCGTTTGCAAACCCATTCATGggttttataacggttttagTCATGATGACCGGCGAACAAGATTTAGATCTGCTAATTAATGATCCAGATGGAAAAGATCCtccatttttattagaaataaGTGCACAAATAACATTTGTATTGTTTCTGCTATTTGTCACAGTTATATTAATGAATTTATTAATCGGTATCGCAGTACACGATATTCAAGGGCTGAAAAAAACCGCAGGCTTATCGAAGCTTGTTCGACAAACTAAGCTTATTTCGTACATTGAATCCGCTCTCTTCAATGGCTGGCTGCCGAACTGGCTTAGAAGTTTGCTGCATTATACTGCTTTGGTTTCTCCCCAGGCATATAGGGTTGTACTGAGCGTTAAACCATTAAATCCAGGTGAAAAGCGTCTGCCCAGAGACATAATGATGGCAGCATACGAAGTAGCGAAGCAGAAAAAACATGTCAGTCACACTGTATCCAACCGGAACTCTACCGTAACATttttgaattacaaaaataaattcgatAGTATTGGTGTATTTGCGGTTGATCGATCGCGTGATTCGGATAATGGATTTGAAAATGCTAGCATTTGTACTTTGGCTGCCAAAATCGATGAAAATGCCGAAAAGATGGATTcactaaaaaatgaaattcacgaACTCAAAGCAATGCTTTTGGAAAATCAAAGAGTTCTTGAAAAACTTTGTAGTTCATTGCAGGAACGCAAGTCTTGTAATTGA